GGCCAAGTTTGCCATGAGGAATCATCCATAGACGCACACTCCTTCTAGTTTTCCCAAAATCATACAATTACACTTGAATCATAAGTTCTTACTAGCGCAGTTTTGCATGGGGTTCTCCGATACCTTAACATTTTAGTACAAAGCAGCCGATGACCCCAAACCCTTTGTGGATTTCCTCCGCCTTGATTAGGCTGGAGCTCTTGCTAGGGCCAACACTTTAATGTTGCTTGACTCGAAAACAAACAGCATCTCGGGAGAAGCGGCACGGGAGCGCTGATTTAGGCAACATGTATGTGCGGAACATTCCAAAGTTCTGCGGGCGATAAGAAAATAGCTCACCTCAATTGTCGCTAGCATTGGAACTTTTTTCAGAACAGGGGTCTAGAATCACGAGGTCCCAGACCAGAACCTGGAGACGTGCTGATTAACTGCAGATAACAATTAACCCATGTATTTGCATGAAGGTATACAAAAGAATAGAATCGCCCGCCAGAATGGCGAGGGTAAAACGAATTGACTGTGAtcgctcttttcttttctttttttgggaGGAAGGAAACAAAAGCAGCCATGGGTATGTGCTATGTAAGATGCTAACATCAACTTCGTGATGACTAACACGAGATCTATCATCTAGCGGACGTTTCGAAGCACGAGACCGCTGTCATCGTACCCAGCGAGAAGGAAGGTCTCGAAGACTCTAACGCCGATTTCAACCACGGCCAGAGTGTCGCCATCCTCAATCAGGATTATGAGGGAAAGCCAACTGAAGAGGAATTCGCTACTCTGCGTCGTGTCCCTGGCAAGATTCCAACAGTCGCTTACCTCCTCTGTGCTGTTGAGTTCTGTGAGAGAGCTTCTTACTATGGTACGCGTACCCGGCTAGTCGTGTTCAGCAGTGGCTTTCAGTACCTGTGAACGGAACACTGACATGTCTATGCTTTCCCTAGGATGTGCCCAGATTTGGACAAACTACATCAACCGACCTTTGCCCAAGGGCGGTAACGGTTATGGTTCCCCTGCACCTGGAAGTCAGGCTACTCAGGGTGCCCTAGGTTTGGGCGAGCAGATTGCCGTAAGACCTcacctctctctcatcaacTGCTAACCGTTTGATGTCTGTCTCCCATACTAATTTATTTCAAATGCAGAATGCTACTTCACAATCTTTCAGCTTGTTGGCTTACTGCCTTCCCCTTATTGTCGGATATCTTGCCGATACAAGATTTGGTCGCTTCCCAATGATTTTCTGGGGTGTCATCATCTGTGGTGTCGGACACGTCCTCATTGTTGCGGGTGGTGCTAAGACACTCATCGACAACGGAACTGCCAAGATCCCCTTCTTTATCGGCGTGTACATTCTCGCTATTGGAGCTGGTACGCTGCGCCCCGTATACTTGAACCCGTCCTAATCAAGGCACCTGGCtaatcttcttttctcacaGCCATGTTCAAACCCAATGTCACACCGCTCCTGCTGGACCAGATGAAATCACATGTACCAAAGGTCAAGACTCTCAAATCTGGTGAACGTGTCATCGAGGACCCTGAACACAGCGCCGAGAGAGTCATGTTGTGGTTCTATCTCCTCATCAACATTGGCGGTTTCATGTCCACAGCGACATCCTACTCGGCCAGATACGTCGGCTGGTGGTTGGCTTTCTTGCTCCCTCTCATCCTCTATCTTCCCCTGCCACTTCTGCTTATCTGGCTCAAGCCCCGTCTTGTCTTGCACAAGCCTGGCGGCTCTGATCTACCAAACGTGTTCCGTGTCATCAAGCACGGTCTGGCAAATGGCGGCATCTTCAGAATTGGTCGTAAGGGATGGTGGGACAACGCCAGGCCATCTGTTAGAGCTGAGAAGGGATTATCGCCCGAAACCCACTACAGCGATCAGTTCGTCGTCGACGTGCAGCGAACTATGCAGGCAACCGGaatgttttgctttttccctgTTCAATTCTGGAATGACAACG
The sequence above is drawn from the Trichoderma breve strain T069 chromosome 5, whole genome shotgun sequence genome and encodes:
- a CDS encoding POT family domain-containing protein, with the translated sequence MADVSKHETAVIVPSEKEGLEDSNADFNHGQSVAILNQDYEGKPTEEEFATLRRVPGKIPTVAYLLCAVEFCERASYYGCAQIWTNYINRPLPKGGNGYGSPAPGSQATQGALGLGEQIANATSQSFSLLAYCLPLIVGYLADTRFGRFPMIFWGVIICGVGHVLIVAGGAKTLIDNGTAKIPFFIGVYILAIGAAMFKPNVTPLLLDQMKSHVPKVKTLKSGERVIEDPEHSAERVMLWFYLLINIGGFMSTATSYSARYVGWWLAFLLPLILYLPLPLLLIWLKPRLVLHKPGGSDLPNVFRVIKHGLANGGIFRIGRKGWWDNARPSVRAEKGLSPETHYSDQFVVDVQRTMQATGMFCFFPVQFWNDNGIGSSANFLGTMLTGNGVPNDVIGNFNSLSIIVLGPVLNYGLYPLLRKGKIHYGPVARITTGFFLSTLAGVGYAVLCYKAYQTSPCGYYGSSDPRCVDNGLVSPISLWWEAIPYALGGFSELFINVPAYGIAYSRAPANMRGLVSAINLFNTGFAYIINLATTAAIVDPYLVWDFGGPAILGGVVTVGFWFIFRHIDKEEFVLSTTKTSEAEGSETDEHTA